A single window of Solenopsis invicta isolate M01_SB chromosome 3, UNIL_Sinv_3.0, whole genome shotgun sequence DNA harbors:
- the LOC105193026 gene encoding regulator of microtubule dynamics protein 1 isoform X1, with protein sequence MVISGCKFTYNMLQRLNRMTNCNRILQRAVLHKNVYPARKSENSVQIVRKVTIMSPFTVMGIWGVTKNNSQDEYKTQIATKELLTKADTLFDQGDYRGIYNLLSNYKDNKDVEILWRLSRAIYKMSEMASDVEGQKLIYEGYDLLCMALEIQEDHYAVHKWMSIFLNSKSILEGTKTLIKESYNIKKHMLRALELKPGDATLLYMIGCWCYEVASMPWYQRKIASIVFAEPPTSSLEESLSYLENAEKNDPNFYSRNLLMLGKTYLKLNRKEDAIKYLKKAAEFPAKDDEDQRTKQEAQKILNSI encoded by the exons ATGGTTATAAGTGGTTGTAAAT TTACATACAACATGCTGCAAAGGTTAAATCGTATGACAAACTGCAACAGAATTCTTCAAAGAGCTGttctacataaaaatgtttatccAGCACGTAAG AGTGAAAATAGTGTGCAAATTGTTAGGAAAGTAACAATAATGTCACCATTTACTGTGATGGGGATTTGGGGAGTCACAAAAAACAATAGTCAAGATGAATACAAAACCCAAATTGCAACAAAGGAACTTCTTACTAAAGCAGATACGCTTTTTGATCAGGGAGATTATAGAGGTATATACAATCTTCTATCAAACTACaag GATAATAAAGATGTTGAAATCTTGTGGCGTTTAAGTAGAGCCATTTATAAAATGTCTGAAATGGCCAGTGATGTTGAAGGACAAAAGTTAATTTATGAAGGATATGACTTGCTGTGTATGGCTCTTGAGATTCAAGAAGATCATTATGCTGTGCATAAATGGATGTCTATATTTCTTAATAGTAAAAGTATTCTGGAAGGTACAAAGACACTTATAAAAGAATCGTACAACATTAAGAAACATATGCTG AGAGCATTGGAATTAAAACCTGGTGATGCAACGTTGCTTTACATGATTGGATGCTGGTGCTACGAGGTTGCAAGTATGCCATGGTATCAACGAAAAATAGCATCTATCGTATTTGCAGAACCACCAACTTCGTCTTTGGAAGAATCGTTGTCGTATCTTGAAAATGCTGAGAAAAATGATCCAAATTTTTATAGTCGCAATCTTCTGATGTTAGGAAagacatatttaaaattgaatcgTAAGGAAGAtgcgataaaatatttgaaaaaagccGCTGAATTTCCTGCAAAGGATGATGAGGACCAAAGAACAAAACAAGAAGcacaaaagatattaaatagtatttaa
- the LOC105193026 gene encoding regulator of microtubule dynamics protein 1 isoform X2, with product MLQRLNRMTNCNRILQRAVLHKNVYPARKSENSVQIVRKVTIMSPFTVMGIWGVTKNNSQDEYKTQIATKELLTKADTLFDQGDYRGIYNLLSNYKDNKDVEILWRLSRAIYKMSEMASDVEGQKLIYEGYDLLCMALEIQEDHYAVHKWMSIFLNSKSILEGTKTLIKESYNIKKHMLRALELKPGDATLLYMIGCWCYEVASMPWYQRKIASIVFAEPPTSSLEESLSYLENAEKNDPNFYSRNLLMLGKTYLKLNRKEDAIKYLKKAAEFPAKDDEDQRTKQEAQKILNSI from the exons ATGCTGCAAAGGTTAAATCGTATGACAAACTGCAACAGAATTCTTCAAAGAGCTGttctacataaaaatgtttatccAGCACGTAAG AGTGAAAATAGTGTGCAAATTGTTAGGAAAGTAACAATAATGTCACCATTTACTGTGATGGGGATTTGGGGAGTCACAAAAAACAATAGTCAAGATGAATACAAAACCCAAATTGCAACAAAGGAACTTCTTACTAAAGCAGATACGCTTTTTGATCAGGGAGATTATAGAGGTATATACAATCTTCTATCAAACTACaag GATAATAAAGATGTTGAAATCTTGTGGCGTTTAAGTAGAGCCATTTATAAAATGTCTGAAATGGCCAGTGATGTTGAAGGACAAAAGTTAATTTATGAAGGATATGACTTGCTGTGTATGGCTCTTGAGATTCAAGAAGATCATTATGCTGTGCATAAATGGATGTCTATATTTCTTAATAGTAAAAGTATTCTGGAAGGTACAAAGACACTTATAAAAGAATCGTACAACATTAAGAAACATATGCTG AGAGCATTGGAATTAAAACCTGGTGATGCAACGTTGCTTTACATGATTGGATGCTGGTGCTACGAGGTTGCAAGTATGCCATGGTATCAACGAAAAATAGCATCTATCGTATTTGCAGAACCACCAACTTCGTCTTTGGAAGAATCGTTGTCGTATCTTGAAAATGCTGAGAAAAATGATCCAAATTTTTATAGTCGCAATCTTCTGATGTTAGGAAagacatatttaaaattgaatcgTAAGGAAGAtgcgataaaatatttgaaaaaagccGCTGAATTTCCTGCAAAGGATGATGAGGACCAAAGAACAAAACAAGAAGcacaaaagatattaaatagtatttaa
- the LOC105193052 gene encoding regulator of microtubule dynamics protein 1 encodes MLQRLNRVTNCNRILQRAVLHKNVYPARKSENSVQIVRKVTIMSPFTAMGIWEVTKNNSQDEDKIQIATKELLTKADMLFDQGDYRGIYNLLSNYKDKKDVEILWRLSRAIYEMSKMASDVEGQKLTYEGYNLLCTALEIQEDHYAVHKWMSAFLNSKSILEGTKIRIKESYNIKKHILRALELKPGDAMLFYMIGCWCYEIANMPWYQRKIASIVFAEPPTSSWEESLSYFENAEKNDPNFYSRNLLMLGKTYLKLNRKEDAIKYLKKAAEFHAKNDEDQKTKQEAQKILNSI; translated from the exons ATGCTGCAAAGGTTAAATCGCGTCACAAATTGCAACAGAATTCTTCAAAGAGCTGttctacataaaaatgtttatccAGCACGTAAG AGTGAAAATAGTGTGCAAATTGTCAGGAAGGTAACAATAATGTCACCATTTACTGCAATGGGAATTTGGGAAGTCACAAAAAACAATAGCCAAGATGAAGACAAAATCCAAATTGCAACAAAGGAACTTCTTACTAAAGCAGATATGCTTTTTGATCAGGGAGACTATAGAGGTATATACAATCTTCTGTCAAACTATaag GATAAGAAAGACGTTGAAATCTTGTGGCGTTTAAGTAGAGCCATTTATGAAATGTCTAAAATGGCCAGTGATGTTGAAGGACAAAAGTTAACTTATGAGGGATACAATTTGCTATGTACAGCTCTTGAGATTCAAGAAGATCATTATGCTGTGCATAAGTGGATGTCTGCATTTCTTAATAGTAAAAGTATTTTAGAAGGTACAAAGATACGTATAAAAGAATCGTACAACATAAAGAAGCATATACTG AGAGCATTGGAATTAAAACCTGGTGATGCAATGTTATTTTACATGATTGGATGCTGGTGCTACGAGATTGCAAATATGCCATGGTATCAACGAAAAATAGCATCTATCGTATTTGCAGAACCACCAACTTCGTCCTGGGAAGAATCGTTGTCATATTTTGAAAATGCTGAGAAAAATGATCCAAATTTTTATAGTCGCAATCTCCTGATGTTAGGAAagacatatttaaaattgaatcgTAAGGAAGAcgcgataaaatatttgaaaaaagccGCTGAATTTCATGCAAAGAATGATGAGGACcaaaaaacaaaacaagaagcacaaaagatattaaatagtatttaa